CCTTGAGCGTCAGCAGGTCCGGGTCTCCGGGGCCGACGCCCACTCCATACAAAATTCCGTATTCTTCAGTCATCGGTTTGCTCCATTTGGGCCGCGCGCGCGGCGAATTCCGGGAAAATATCTGGATGAAGGAATCCGGCCAGCAGTTCCACGGCGTCCACATTTCGCGGGCCGGGCCGGGAAAACATCTGTTCGTCCACAATGAGCACTCGACCTGAACGTACCGCCGGCAACTGGGCGAATCTTTCGGACTGGCGGATATCGGTCGGGTCCGGGTTCATGGGGCCGCGCTGCGATACATAGGCTTCGGGCCGCAGGCGCAGGAGTTCTTCCTCGCTGAGGCGCGCCAGTTTATCGTCAAGGCGAACGCAGTTTTCTCCTCCTGCGAGGCGGATGATGTCGCTGACCAGCGACCCTTGCCCCGCAGCCAGGAGATTGCCGGAACGAACTTCGAAGAACACGCTCGGTCTATGCGTCGCTGCATGCAGACGATCCTGCACGGCGTTCAGGCGAGCGCGTATGGAATCTGCCAGGGCGGCGGCCTTGTCCGGGGCTCCAGTGAGCGCGCCGACCCGTTCGATGGTCGAAAACAGCTCGCTGAAGCTCGTTACCCGGAACAGGGCCGTGGTCACACCGAATCGTTCCAGATCCTCGACGCTGCGGGCCGATTCCTTTCGGCCGCCCATCTGCAACACCAGATCCGGCCCCAGGCCCACGATGCGCTCCACGTTGGGGCGCATGTGGGTGCCGATGCTCGGCAGGGACGCGACTTCCGGTGGTGTGCGGTCGGCGTCCGTGCGAGCCAGCAAACGATCTCCCAGCCCCATGGCATAGAGGATTTCATTGAATGCGCCGTAGAGGGCGATGATGCGTCGCGCCGGTTCGCGCAGTTCAATGGTTCTTTGGAGGTCGTCCTGCACCCGGAGCGGAGCGGCCGCCGCTGCGAGGGCCAGGAGCAGCAGCGCCGGAACAGGCAGCAGCGCCGGGAACAGGAAACGCCTGCGGGTCGCCCGTGACCGGGTGCGTTCCGATCTTGATTTCGGTTTCATATAACTCGCTCAAGGCTGTTTCCGTGAACAGCTGCTTTGGCGGGCCGTCAAAGGCGACGCCGCCATTTCTGAGAAAAACGATGCGCGTGCAGTAAAGCGCAGCGAGATTGACGTCGTGCAGGGCCACCAGCGCGGCGGCCTGTGCGGTTGTCCGTTTCAGGAGATCGAAGCAGCGGATTCTCCAGGCCGCATCCATGGCGGAAAACGGCTCGTCCAGGAGGAGCAGCGGAGTCTCCTGTGCCAGGGCTCTCGCCAGCAGGACGCGCTGCAGCTCCCCGCCCGAGAGTTGATCCGCAGGGCGGCGTTGATACTCGGAAGTTCCCGTGGCGTCCAGTGCGGCGTCCACGGCCCGTTCGTCGTCGCAGCCGGGATTTCCGAGAAAGGGCAGCCGCGCGTATCGGCCCATGCCGACCAGGGTTCGCACCCGCAATCCGAAGGCGGGCTCGATCCGCTGCGGAACCACTGCGCAGCGCCTGGCCACGATGCGGGGCGAGAGCGTGCTCACGCAGTCTCCCTGGAGACGGACTTCTCCTTGAAGCGGCGAGGAAAGGCCGCAGAGCCCTGCGATCAAAGTGCTTTTGCCCGCTCCATTCGGTCCGAGCAGGGCAACCAGCTCCCCCCGTCGCAGCGAAAGATTGATGCCGGAGAGCACCTGTTTCTTCCTGCCGTAGCCCAGCGCCAAATTCCGACATTGCAGCAGCGCTTGTTCGTGGCTCATGTCTCTTGACCTCGCTTGACCCGCAGCAGGAAGCAAAAGAACGGGCCGCCGAGCAGGGCGGTGATGACTCCCACCGGGAGTTCCGCCCCGCCAGGAAGGATTGCCCGCGCAGCAACGTCGGACCAGACCAGCAGGAGTCCTCCGAGCAAGGCGGAGTTGAGCAGCAGGGGGCGGTGTTCGGCTCCCAGGGCCAGTCGGACCATGTGGGGAACCACGAGTCCGACGAAACCGATGACCCCGGCCACGGCCACTCCAGCCGCAGTGACGAGTCCCGCACCCGTAAGCAGGGCGATGCGGGTGCGCGTGGTCCGTACGCC
This portion of the Paucidesulfovibrio longus DSM 6739 genome encodes:
- a CDS encoding ABC transporter ATP-binding protein, with protein sequence MSHEQALLQCRNLALGYGRKKQVLSGINLSLRRGELVALLGPNGAGKSTLIAGLCGLSSPLQGEVRLQGDCVSTLSPRIVARRCAVVPQRIEPAFGLRVRTLVGMGRYARLPFLGNPGCDDERAVDAALDATGTSEYQRRPADQLSGGELQRVLLARALAQETPLLLLDEPFSAMDAAWRIRCFDLLKRTTAQAAALVALHDVNLAALYCTRIVFLRNGGVAFDGPPKQLFTETALSELYETEIKIGTHPVTGDPQAFPVPGAAACSGAAAPGPRSGGRSAPGAGRPPKNH
- a CDS encoding ABC transporter substrate-binding protein encodes the protein MQDDLQRTIELREPARRIIALYGAFNEILYAMGLGDRLLARTDADRTPPEVASLPSIGTHMRPNVERIVGLGPDLVLQMGGRKESARSVEDLERFGVTTALFRVTSFSELFSTIERVGALTGAPDKAAALADSIRARLNAVQDRLHAATHRPSVFFEVRSGNLLAAGQGSLVSDIIRLAGGENCVRLDDKLARLSEEELLRLRPEAYVSQRGPMNPDPTDIRQSERFAQLPAVRSGRVLIVDEQMFSRPGPRNVDAVELLAGFLHPDIFPEFAARAAQMEQTDD